GCTGCACCCGTTGACATAGCAGTAGTCGGTGATGTCGATGGTCATGGTGAAGGTGTCGTCCAGCTCCGCTTCTGTGATGTGCTCAGCGGCCACCAGAACCGTCAGGACCTTCGTCATGGAGGCGGGAGAGATCACAGTATCCGCGTTTTTCTCCGCCAGGACCGTCCGGGTGTCCAGGTCAACCAGGACCGCGCAGCGGCTGGGAAAGTCCTCTCCCAGCTGGATCGTGTCCGGGCCGGACACGGCCCTGGCATAGGGCTCCGGCGCAGGGGCGCTGGCGACGGATGTCACCTGAAAGGGCCGTTCGGCCTTAACCATCTCCGGCGCAGGCTTTTCAATCAGCTGGGCTCCCACGGTCACCAGGCCTACACACAGAACGGCCAGCAGCCCGCAGGGCACCAGACGGCGAAGCAGCCGCCGCCGCTTTTCCCGCTGCTTCTTTCGGCGGGCCTCCGCCCGCTGGGCCCGCCGGGTGGCCCGCTCCTCGTCCGTGATAATGGGCTTGTACTCCTCGTCCATATCGGCGCTCCTATCTGAAAGGCGGGCCTGTCCGGCACCGCCGCAGTCTCGTACTCTTCATTATAACAGATGATGGAAGAAAATGCATCTCCTATTTTCCGGTTTGGCAGAGGGAATTTTATCCATCCGGCTTTTGACCCGTGAAAAACCGCTGTCAGGCCAAGTTGTTTTTGCATAGCCTGAGTGTAAGAACAACACTTGGAGGGGAGCGTATGGCTCAAGTTACCCATTTTTTCGCAGGCGCTAACAGCGGTGACGGCTTCCAGAACCTGTTTTCGGAGATCGTGGACCTGGAAGACACCTATGACCTGATGGTTTTGAAAGGCGGCCCCGGCGTGGGCAAGGCCACCTTCATGCGGGAGATCGGCCGAAGCATGGAGGAGGCCGGCACACCGGTGGAGTACTTATGGTGTTCCGGCGACCCGGATTCCCTGGACGGCGTGGTGCTGCCGGAGCTCCGCTGCGCCGTGGTGGATGGTACGTCGCCTCATGTGGTGGAGCCCCGGTACCCTGCGGCGGTGGACCGGTATGTGGACCTGGGGCGGTTTTACGACCTCACCGCCGCCAAGGCCGCGGCAGAGGAGGTGAAGGCTCATACCCGGGCCTACAAGGCCGCATATATCCGGGCCTATCACCATCTGAAGGCTGCCCGGCAGGTGGAGCTGGATGCAGTGGCGGCGGTGCGGAAGACCTTCGACCGGGAGAAGGCGGACCGCCGGACGGCGGGCATTCTCTCACGGGAGCTGCGCCGCCGGGGCGGTGAGGCGGGGAAGACCACCCGCCGCTTCCTGGGCAGTATTACCCACAAGGGGTACATCTGGCGGTTTGACAGTGTGGACGCCCTGTGCCCCAAGGTCTATGAGCTGGCGGACAGCTGGGAGCTGGCAGGGGAGATGCTTGCCCGGCTGCATCGGGCGGCGGCGGATAACGGCTGGGACACCATCGTCTGCTGCGCGCCGGAGGAGCCGGGGCGGATCGAGCACCTGCTGATCCCCGGACTGGGGCTGGCCTTCGTCACCTCCCGGCCCGGCATGGAGTACGGGCAGAAGCCCTTCCGCCGGGTGCGGCTGGACGCCATGACGGAACCTCAGGGCAAGGCCCGGCTGCGGTTCCAGACCCGGATGGCGGCACTCCTGCGGGAGGAAGGGGCCGCGGCGCTGAAAGACGCCAAAGCCAACCACGATAAGCTGGAGGCAGTCTACAACCCCTATGTGGATTTCGACGGTGTCCGAACCCTGGCGGCGCTGGAGGCGGGGCGGCTTCTCAGCTGGCTGGGTTGAATCAGATCAGGATGCGGGCCCCGGCGGTATACCGCCGGGGCCTTGCCTTATGCGAACAGATGTGCTACAATGCTGGAAGCGAAAACAGGGGCAAGACAGCCCCAGAGGGAACGGGACTATGACCAAGGAAGAAGCACTGAAAACCTATTACGGCTACGACGTCTTCCGGGGCGGCCAGGAGGCGGTCATCGACGCGCTGCTCTCTGGGCGGGATGCGCTGGCCATCATGCCTACCGGGGCGGGGAAGTCCGTCTGCTACCAAATCCCGGCCTTGCTGCTGTCGGGGATCACCCTGGTGGTCTCGCCTCTGGTGTCCCTGATGCGGGACCAGGTGACGCAGCTGGTGCAGATGGGCATCCCGGCGGCGTTTCTCAACAGCTCCCTAACCTTCCGCCAGTATCTGCTGGCCCTGGACCGGGCCAGGGCGGGGCGGTACAAGATCATCTACGTGGCCCCGGAGCGGCTGGAGACCGAGGGCTTCCAGGCCTTTGTGCGGGAGGCAGACATCTCCCTGGTGGCGGTGGACGAGGCCCACTGCATCTCCCAGTGGGGCCAGGATTTCCGGCCCTCCTACCTGAACATCCCCGCCTTTGTGGAGAGCCTGCCCCACCGGCCCCCGGTGGGAGCCTTCACCGCCACCGCCACGCCGGACGTGAAGGCGGACATCCACCGCCTGCTGGACCTGCAGGACCCGCTGGAGCTGACCACCGGCTTTGACCGGGAGAACCTGTATTTTGAGGTCCAGCAGCCTGCGGACAAGCGGGCGGCGCTGCTGGAGCTGGTGAAGGGCCGCCCCGGCAAGTGCGGCATCGTCTACTGTGCCACCCGGAAGAATGTGGAGGAGGTGTGCGACTTCCTCCGCCAGCGGGGGGTAGCCGCCGCCCGGTATCACGCTGGCCTGGCCCCAGAGGAGCGGCAGAGGAACCAGGAGGACTTCCTCTACGACCGGGTGCAGGTGATGGTGGCCACCAACGCCTTCGGCATGGGCATCGACAAGTCCGATGTCCGGTATGTCATCCACTACAATATGCCCAAGGACATGGAGAGCTACTACCAGGAGGCGGGCCGGGCGGGCCGGGACGGGGCGCCCTCCAGCTGCATCCTGTTGTACAGTGGCCAGGATGTGCGGACTAATGAGTTTCTCATCACCCACAGCGAGCCCCGGGAGGACTTGGATCCCCGGACGGCCGAGCAGCTGCGGGAGCGGGACCTGCAGCGGCTGCGGCAGATGACCGGCTACTGCCGGACACGCCGGTGTTTGCGGCAGTATATCCTGCACTACTTCGGCGAGCACGCGCCGGACACTTGCAGCGCCTGCTACAACTGCCTCCATAACTTCGAAGAGGTGGATGTCAGCCGGGACGCCAAGGCCATCGTGGCCTGCATTGCCAAAACCGGACAGCACTTCGGCGTGGGTGTCATCGCGGAGACCCTCTGCGGTGCGGACACGGAGCGGGTGCGGAAGTACCACATGGACCGGGAGGATACCTACGGCGCTTTGGGTCAGCTGACCCAGAAGGAGGTCCAGGAGCGCATCCGCTTCCTGCTGGACCAGGGCGTGCTGGAGCTGAGTCCGGGGCAGTATCCGGTGCTGCGGCTGACGGAGCGGGCGGAGGACGTGATGTACGGCGAATCGACGCTCCAGATGAAGACGCTGCGGGAGGACCGGTCCGCCCCGGCCCGCCGGGCGGCGGCCGGGGAGCTGGAGGGGGATGCGGCGGAGCTGTTCGGCCGCCTCCGGGCCCTGCGGGCCCAGTTGGCCCGGCGGCAGGGAGTCCCCGCCTACGTGGTGTTCTCGGACAAGACCCTGCGGGAGATGGCGATTTCCCGCCCCCGGACCACGACGGAGCTGCGTGCGGTCAGCGGCGTGGGCTCCGCCAAGGCGGAGCGGTACGGCCGGGACTTTCTGACGGTGATCCAGGACTTTCCGTCGTGACGGAGATCAGAAGAGACAACAGGCGCTGCCCCATGCGGGACAGCGCCTGTCTGTGTTTTTTCAGTTCAGAAAATCCTTCAGCTTTTTGCTGCGGCTGGGGTGGCGCAGTTTCCGCAGGGCCTTGGCCTCGATCTGGCGGATGCGCTCCCGGGTAACGTTGAATTCCTTGCCCACTTCCTCCAGGGTGCGGGTGCGGCCGTCCTCGATGCCGAAGCGGAGCTTTAGAACCTTTTCCTCCCGGGGAGTGAGAGTGGAGAGAACATCCATCAGCTGCTCCTTCAGCAGGGTGAAGCTGGCGGCTTCGCTGGGCTCACTGGCCCCCTCGTCGGGGATGAAGTCGCCCAGGTGGGAGTCCTCCTCCTCACCGATGGGGGTCTCCAGGGAGACGGGCTCCTGGGCAATTTTCAGGATCTCCCGGACCTTCTCCACCGGCATTCCCATCTCCGCGCTGATCTCATTGGGAGACGGATCATGGCCCAGCTCCTGCAGGAGCTGGCGGCTGACCCGAATCACCTTGTTGATGGTCTCCACCATGTGGACAGGGATGCGGATGGTGCGGGCCTGGTCGGCGATGGCCCGGGTGATGGCCTGCCGGATCCACCAGGTAGCGTAGGTGGAGAACTTGTAGCCCTTGGTGTAGTCGAACTTCTCCACCGCCTTGATCAGGCCCAGATTGCCCTCCTGGATCAGATCCAGGAACAGCATGCCCCTGCCCACGTACCGCTTGGCGATGGACACCACCAGGCGGAGGTTGGCCTCCGCCAGCTTCTGCTTGGCGGTCTCACCCTTGGCGTGGGCGGACTTCCAGGCGGCGATCTCCTCCTGGGAGTAGGGGATCTCCTGCCCCTCCTTCCGGAGCCGGTCGATCTCCGCCAGCTTCCGGTCGGCCTCGTTGCCCGCGCCCATGGCCTGGGCCAGGTCGATCTCCTCATCCGGGGACAACAGGGGCACCTTGCCGATCTCTTTCAGATACATACGGACAGGATCGTCGATGGAGAAGCTGTTCACCAGAGTGTTGGGATCCACCAGCTCCTCTTCCTCCACATCGGCGATCTCCTCTGCGGCGGGCTCGTCATCCGGCAGGTCCGCCAACAGGGCATCGTCGGCGCTGATGTCGATGTTCAGCGCCTCCAGGGAGTCGTAGAGCTGATCCATCTGATCGCTCTCCAGATTCAGGTCATCCACCGCGTCCATCAGATCTGCGGAGTCCAACTTGCCCTTCTTCTTACCGCGGGCCAGCAGTTCCCGCAGTTTTTCGTTGTTCATCAGCCAGGAGGCTGCGGGCAGCGCAGCCACCTGCTTGTCGTCCAGCCGGAGGATGCCGGCCTTCCGGGCCTCCTCGTCCGTCATGACGGCGGGGGCCTCCTGGGCCGTCTCCTCCCCCTTTTTCCGGGTGGACTTTTTGGCAGACTTTGCAGCCGGCTCCCTCTCCGCGGCCTTCTCCGCCGCATCTGCGGCCGCCAGGAGCGCGTCTGCCTGTCTCTTCAGCTCCTTGGGGCTCAACTCAAACTCATTTGCCATGCTGCTTTCCTCCAGTACCCTTTTTGTCTTTGTATTTTTCTGTGGCCGCCAGCAGCGGGTCGGCAGTCCCGCCCCCCAGCCGCTTCTCGGCCTCCGTCTGTACGATGCGTATGTAGTCCGCCAGCGCCTGTTGTCCGTTTCGCAGAGACTCCGGCTGCTGGCAGACGCCGGTGAGATGGTTCATCTCCTCCTGGGAGAAGAACTCCGCCTGGGCCGCCAGGGAGGGGACGCGTCCTGCCGCCTTGGCCTGCCACAGCGTGGTAAAGGCACGGCCCAGCAGTGGGGAGGAGAACTGCTCCTCCCGCAGGGGCGGCTCCTCCGGGAACAGGCTCTCGTCCCGGATCAGCAGCCGCAGGATGCCCTCCTCCGCCCGGGCGGAGCGGATGTTGTCGTATCGCAGCTCCCGCTCCTTGGGCTGGAGCTGGACCGCCGGGTTCAGGTCCCGCCGCAGCTCCTGCCGCTTCTCCCGGGAGAGGCGGCGTTTGAAGGCCCGCTGGACCTCCAGCCTCATGACCTCCGGCGTGATCTTGGCGGTCTCTGCGGCCCGGGTGGTGTAGATCTCCCGCTCTACCGGATTGGCAAGTGCGGCCAGCAGGGCGCTGACCTCCTCACAGTAGGCCACACGGGCCTCGTCACTGGAGAGGTCGTACTTACCCGCCACCTGGGCCATGCGGAACTCGATGCCGTTCTCACTGCCGGTCAGCAGCGCCTCGAAGGCGTCTTTTCCCTGGAGCTTGATGAAGTCGTCGGCGTCCTGCTTTACCAGTTCGCCATCCTCCGTCCGCCGCCGGGGCAGCTGAAGGACCTTGACCGAAAACTCCGAGTTGTTCAGGATCTCCAGCGCCCGCTCCGTGGCGATCTTGCCGGCGTTGTCATTGTCGTAGCACAGCACCAGCTCCTTCGTGAACCGGCTGAGGAGCCGTGTCTGCTCCACTGTCAAAGCCGTCCCCATGGAGGCCACTGCGTTGTCGAATCCCGCTTGGTGGAGCGTTACCACGTCGATGTTGCCCTCGCAGAGGATGATGTTGGACCGCTTGGATTTCTTGGCCAGATTCAGTCCGTACAGAACCCGCCGTTTGGAGTACACCGGTGTCTCCTGGGAGTTCATGTACTTGGGCTCAGACTTGTCCAGGACCCGGCCGCCGAAGGCCACCACGTCTCCCCGCACATCGATGACAGGAAAGATGAGCCGGTTGCGGAACTTGTCGTACAGGCCGCCGTTCCGGTTCTGCACCGCCAGGCCTGCCTCCAGCAGCTCCGACTTCGTGTAGCCCTTCTTCGTCATGGCCAGGATCAGCGCGTCCCAGGCATCCAGAGAGGCTCCCAGACCGAAGTTCACTGCCGTGGCCCTGCGAATTTTCCGCCGGTCCAGATATTCCTGCACCGCCCGCCCCTCCGGCTGTTGGAGCATCTGATAGTAGAACCGGGCCGCGTCCCGGTTCAGGTCCAGCAGACGCTGGCGCCTGCGGCCCGCCTCCCGGTCGCCGTCCTCCTCCGGCACCTCCATCCCCGCCCGTTTGGCCAGAAAGCGCACCGCATCCGGGAAGGAGAGATTCTCCTCCTCCATGATGAAGTTGATAACGCCGCCGCCCCGCTTGCAGCCGAAGCAGTAGTAGATCTGTTTGTCCGGAGAGACGGAGAAGGAGCCGGTCTTCTCACTGTGGAAGGGACACAGACCAAAGAGATTCGCGCCCTTTCGGGTCAGCTGCACATAGCTGCCCACCACGTCCACGATGTCACTCCGGGCCATCAGCTCGTCCAGAAAGCTCTGGGGAAAGGGCATGTCAAGGTCTCCTCCTTTCGGTGAGTGTTGCCAGATTTCCCGAGGGTCATACCCGAAAGCGAGGGCGTACCCAAAACGAGACATTTTAGATATACCCCGTTCTTTTGGGATTTCCTCTTTTTTTGCTGGATTTTTTCAAAAAGTTTTTGCCTAGTGGGTTTACAGACTGCCGCGGCCTGCGTAAAATGGTAGAAAAGCGTCGAAGCGGCGGAGAGGAGGCGTGAGATGTCCATCGAGCTTTGGGCGGCCCGGTTGGAGCGCCCGCTGACGGAGCGGGAGACGGAGGCCATGCTGCCCCTGCTGCCCCCGGAGCGGCAGGAGCGGCTGCTGCGGATCAAGCAGTCGGAAAAGCGGCGGGAGCCCCTGTGCGCCTATCTCATTCTACGCCATGCCTTGTGGGAGCAGTACCGCTGGCGGGAGCTTCCGCCTATCCGGCTCACCTCTCTGGGCAAGCCCTACTTCCCGGATTTCCCAGAGGTCCACTTCAATCTGAGCCACACCACCGGCGCGGTGCTGGTGGCCCTGTCCGGGGAGCCGGTGGGGGTGGATATCGAGCACATCCGGCCGGTGAGCGAGCGGGCCATGCGGCGTCTGGCGGATGTGACCACGGAACGGGCCTTCTTCCAGAGCTGGGTCCGGCGGGAGGCCCGGGCCAAGCGCAGCGGCGCCGGCGTGGGGACCATGCTGGCGTCGGAGACCCCGCTCCAGCCTGGGGAGCGATTCTATTTTCTGGACACCTTTCCGGGCTATGTGGCGGGAGTGGCCACCCGGGACGGGGGCCCGCCAGGCCAGGTGCGCAAATACTCCCTGGATGATATGATGGGATAAAAGCGGGGGAGAAAAAAGGCGGCGGGGCAGTGCCCCGCCGTCTCCCGGTCGGTTTATACGATCTTCCGCAAAGGCAGCGGCTCCGCCGCATCCTTCTGCTCCGCAAAGTAGCGGATGATGTCTTTTCGGGTGACGATCCCGGTGAAGTTCCCCAGGTCGTCCACCACAGGGATGAAGTTCTGGTTCATGGCGCTGTGGAGGAGCTCTTCCATGGTGACGGTGATCCGGACGGGAGGATAGCTGTTGCCCCGCAGAATGTCCCGGACCTGCAGCCGCTCCATGTCCTTCATGGAGTAGGCAGTCAAGGTCTCGCAGTCCTTGGACAGGAGCTGCCAGAGGAAATCCCCCTCACTGACTGTACCGACATATTTCCCATCCCGGCTGATGACGGGGATGGCGGTATAGCCGTGGTGCCGCATCTTTTCCAGTCCCTGACGGAAGGTGCAGTCATCGTACAGATAGGCGACGCTGTGCTTCGGGAGCAGAAAATAAGCTATGTTCACTTTGCTGCCTCATTTCTAAGGGCGGGGGCCCGCCCGTATTCGGCCTTTCCGGCCTTCTAAAAAAAGTATACAGGAAATGCCTGGGGAATTGGTGAATAATCTATGAAATCTGCCGGAGAACGGTCTTTACTTTTTCGACAGAGGCTGTTATTATAAAATGTGATATATGCAACAGAAGGGAGCGGCCGCGATGTTGACCCCACAGGAACTGAAAAAGAGCCCCTTGTTTCAGGACATCGGGTACGAGAATTACCAGCAGATGCTGGACTGCTTTCAGGCGGTGCAGCGGAGCTATCGGGTGGACGAGGTGATCTACGACTTCTCCGGCCCGGCTGGCAACGCCGTAGGCGTGGTGGAGCGGGGGGAGGCATCCCTGATCCGCATCGACGAGGAGGGAGTCGCCACTGTGCTGGAGGAGCTGGGCCCCGGCGGTGTGTTCGGCAAGAGCCTGGCGTTTTCCACCTCCGGCCGGGACAGCTTGGAAGTGGTCTGCCGCACGGCCTGCGACGTGGTGTTCATCGACTATCCCCATATTCTGAAGCGGTGTGAGCGGGCCTGCACCCATCATAGCCTGCTGGTGCAGAATATGCTGCGGCTGATCTCAGACAAGGCCCAGGCCCTGTCCGAGCGGGTGGACGTTCTCTCCCGCCGGTCCATCCGGGAAAAGCTCCTGTGCTACTTCAACCAGCTGGCGGAGAAGGAGGGGAGCCGGACCTTCCAGCTGCCCTTCTCCCTGAGTATGCTGGCGGATTACATCGCCACGGACCGCAGCGCCATGATGCGGGAGCTGAAGCGATTGAAGGAGGAGGGCGTCCTCCGGTCCGAGGGGCGGCGCATCACCCTTTGTACAGGATGATTGACCGGCCAGAAGGGGCGCTGGAAAGTTTGTTATTTTTTTCGCAGAATCCCCGCAAAAACGGATTGACTGCTTTCGGGGGTTGTGTTAAAGTATAGACAATGTGTCGTGTCGAAGGATACATCGCCGCAAATACCAAAATTCGATCATTCGGGAAAGAAGGAACACTATGTATCGTATCGTGAGAAAAGAGGCCCTCCGTCCCACCGTCACCCTGTATGAGATCGAGGCACCCCTGGTCGCCAAGAAGGCCCAGCCGGGCCAGTTCATCATCCTGCGCGTGGATGAGAACGGCGAGCGAATCCCCATAACGATCAACGACTATAACCCGGAGAAGGGCACCGTCACCATCATCGTCCAAACCGTGGGCGCCACCACGGAAAAGCTGAGCCGCATGAAAGAGGGCGACAGCCTCCAGGACTTTGTGGGCCCCCTGGGCAAGGCCACCGAGACCGAGGGCAAGAAGAAGGTCTGCGTGGTGGGCGGCGGTGTCGGCTGCGCCATCGCGTATCCCGT
This DNA window, taken from Dysosmobacter welbionis, encodes the following:
- a CDS encoding Crp/Fnr family transcriptional regulator — translated: MQQKGAAAMLTPQELKKSPLFQDIGYENYQQMLDCFQAVQRSYRVDEVIYDFSGPAGNAVGVVERGEASLIRIDEEGVATVLEELGPGGVFGKSLAFSTSGRDSLEVVCRTACDVVFIDYPHILKRCERACTHHSLLVQNMLRLISDKAQALSERVDVLSRRSIREKLLCYFNQLAEKEGSRTFQLPFSLSMLADYIATDRSAMMRELKRLKEEGVLRSEGRRITLCTG
- a CDS encoding CBS domain-containing protein, giving the protein MNIAYFLLPKHSVAYLYDDCTFRQGLEKMRHHGYTAIPVISRDGKYVGTVSEGDFLWQLLSKDCETLTAYSMKDMERLQVRDILRGNSYPPVRITVTMEELLHSAMNQNFIPVVDDLGNFTGIVTRKDIIRYFAEQKDAAEPLPLRKIV
- the recQ gene encoding DNA helicase RecQ; this translates as MTKEEALKTYYGYDVFRGGQEAVIDALLSGRDALAIMPTGAGKSVCYQIPALLLSGITLVVSPLVSLMRDQVTQLVQMGIPAAFLNSSLTFRQYLLALDRARAGRYKIIYVAPERLETEGFQAFVREADISLVAVDEAHCISQWGQDFRPSYLNIPAFVESLPHRPPVGAFTATATPDVKADIHRLLDLQDPLELTTGFDRENLYFEVQQPADKRAALLELVKGRPGKCGIVYCATRKNVEEVCDFLRQRGVAAARYHAGLAPEERQRNQEDFLYDRVQVMVATNAFGMGIDKSDVRYVIHYNMPKDMESYYQEAGRAGRDGAPSSCILLYSGQDVRTNEFLITHSEPREDLDPRTAEQLRERDLQRLRQMTGYCRTRRCLRQYILHYFGEHAPDTCSACYNCLHNFEEVDVSRDAKAIVACIAKTGQHFGVGVIAETLCGADTERVRKYHMDREDTYGALGQLTQKEVQERIRFLLDQGVLELSPGQYPVLRLTERAEDVMYGESTLQMKTLREDRSAPARRAAAGELEGDAAELFGRLRALRAQLARRQGVPAYVVFSDKTLREMAISRPRTTTELRAVSGVGSAKAERYGRDFLTVIQDFPS
- a CDS encoding 4'-phosphopantetheinyl transferase family protein encodes the protein MSIELWAARLERPLTERETEAMLPLLPPERQERLLRIKQSEKRREPLCAYLILRHALWEQYRWRELPPIRLTSLGKPYFPDFPEVHFNLSHTTGAVLVALSGEPVGVDIEHIRPVSERAMRRLADVTTERAFFQSWVRREARAKRSGAGVGTMLASETPLQPGERFYFLDTFPGYVAGVATRDGGPPGQVRKYSLDDMMG
- the dnaG gene encoding DNA primase: MPFPQSFLDELMARSDIVDVVGSYVQLTRKGANLFGLCPFHSEKTGSFSVSPDKQIYYCFGCKRGGGVINFIMEEENLSFPDAVRFLAKRAGMEVPEEDGDREAGRRRQRLLDLNRDAARFYYQMLQQPEGRAVQEYLDRRKIRRATAVNFGLGASLDAWDALILAMTKKGYTKSELLEAGLAVQNRNGGLYDKFRNRLIFPVIDVRGDVVAFGGRVLDKSEPKYMNSQETPVYSKRRVLYGLNLAKKSKRSNIILCEGNIDVVTLHQAGFDNAVASMGTALTVEQTRLLSRFTKELVLCYDNDNAGKIATERALEILNNSEFSVKVLQLPRRRTEDGELVKQDADDFIKLQGKDAFEALLTGSENGIEFRMAQVAGKYDLSSDEARVAYCEEVSALLAALANPVEREIYTTRAAETAKITPEVMRLEVQRAFKRRLSREKRQELRRDLNPAVQLQPKERELRYDNIRSARAEEGILRLLIRDESLFPEEPPLREEQFSSPLLGRAFTTLWQAKAAGRVPSLAAQAEFFSQEEMNHLTGVCQQPESLRNGQQALADYIRIVQTEAEKRLGGGTADPLLAATEKYKDKKGTGGKQHGK
- the rpoD gene encoding RNA polymerase sigma factor RpoD, whose amino-acid sequence is MNNEKLRELLARGKKKGKLDSADLMDAVDDLNLESDQMDQLYDSLEALNIDISADDALLADLPDDEPAAEEIADVEEEELVDPNTLVNSFSIDDPVRMYLKEIGKVPLLSPDEEIDLAQAMGAGNEADRKLAEIDRLRKEGQEIPYSQEEIAAWKSAHAKGETAKQKLAEANLRLVVSIAKRYVGRGMLFLDLIQEGNLGLIKAVEKFDYTKGYKFSTYATWWIRQAITRAIADQARTIRIPVHMVETINKVIRVSRQLLQELGHDPSPNEISAEMGMPVEKVREILKIAQEPVSLETPIGEEEDSHLGDFIPDEGASEPSEAASFTLLKEQLMDVLSTLTPREEKVLKLRFGIEDGRTRTLEEVGKEFNVTRERIRQIEAKALRKLRHPSRSKKLKDFLN